The following proteins are encoded in a genomic region of Magallana gigas chromosome 1, xbMagGiga1.1, whole genome shotgun sequence:
- the LOC117684092 gene encoding MAP7 domain-containing protein 2, protein MELKKEEEREKKEEKEKKEKSENLGKEIRKRALECLTPKKDDESDIPKRRNSQTYLVDYLKEKSEMEMATKRTELELRKEELRLQKAQFDLDREERLQRMEMEKQEKIAFMDLLKKLTNNE, encoded by the exons ATGGAactgaaaaaagaagaagagagagaaaagaaagaagaaaaagagaaGAAGGAAAAATCTGAAAACTTGGggaaagaaataagaaaaagagCCCTGGAGTGTTTAACTCCAAAGAAAG atgATGAGAGTGACATTCCAAAAAGGAGAAATTCTCAAACCTACTTAGTTGATTATTTAAAGGAGAAATCAGAAATGGAGATGGCAACAAAGAGAACGGAGTTAGAATTGAGAAAAGAAGAACTTAGATTACAGAAGGCACAATTCGACCTCGACCGGGAGGAGAGACTCCAAAGGATGGAAATGGAAAAACAGGAGAAAATTGCATTCATGGATTTGTTGAAGAAACTAACAAACAATGAATAA